A DNA window from Syntrophobacterales bacterium contains the following coding sequences:
- a CDS encoding DUF2726 domain-containing protein yields the protein MTGWKLTPEATAELQQSLRLRYGNLQEKLAQQNELSALKQELSAIETEEKYFLQYFDSFDAHTEPQAVQKSDTSQEALEMWLLCEYEKAPHNKGLITFIKRILGYLTIWNRRKLLVRKLLKQYSRDYLAAVFQRRFYDLRKSELNKSISRLANELNSFNFSAKMSEYSEISAQLFHAKLAGQYATRKREAYELDDLWKNPQAFIKDYPVILSTTYSLRSSLSSRMMYDYVIIDESSQVDLCTGALALSCAWKAVVVGDSKQLPNVVDSEAADTTDAIFEKYDLPEIYRYKNHSLLSAITAMFSKAPSTLLRKHYRCHPKIIDFCNKKFYSNQLVILTEPKTDCEPLILYKTVEGNHARNRVNQRQIDVIRDEIIPQQKLNTTDGSLGIVTPYRKQTNALQKAFAGMNVKADTVDKFQGQENEVIILSTVDNKISEFADNANRLNVAISRAIEQLIVIVNDGDTFQDTNMGDLVRYIEYNNFTVINSKIYSVFDYLYRSYAERRRKFLAKHKRISNHDSENLMYALIMDVLNDNGPDNFEVAVHVPLKMIIRDTSLMTPLENQYAMNILAHVDFLIFDAIDKSPRLAVEVDGTAFHAEGSKQSELDAMKNEIFNKYGLPLLRFRTDGSGERKRLIEALDVILGNEQQKKV from the coding sequence ATGACGGGCTGGAAGCTTACTCCGGAGGCGACTGCTGAACTACAGCAATCACTAAGGCTGCGTTATGGAAATTTACAGGAGAAACTCGCTCAACAGAACGAATTGTCCGCCTTGAAACAAGAATTATCAGCTATCGAAACTGAAGAAAAATATTTTTTGCAATACTTTGATAGTTTTGATGCTCATACAGAACCGCAAGCTGTGCAAAAATCGGATACATCTCAAGAAGCGCTGGAAATGTGGTTATTATGCGAATATGAAAAAGCGCCACACAATAAAGGATTGATTACATTTATTAAACGCATTTTGGGGTATTTAACAATTTGGAATAGGCGCAAGTTGTTAGTCCGCAAATTACTTAAGCAATATTCGCGTGATTATCTTGCAGCGGTGTTTCAGCGACGGTTTTACGATCTCAGAAAATCCGAGCTTAATAAAAGCATCTCAAGGCTGGCGAATGAACTTAACTCGTTCAACTTTAGTGCAAAAATGAGTGAATACTCAGAGATTTCTGCACAGCTTTTCCACGCAAAACTCGCTGGTCAGTATGCTACGAGAAAACGTGAGGCTTATGAGCTTGACGACCTATGGAAAAACCCTCAAGCCTTTATTAAAGATTACCCTGTGATTTTAAGTACGACATACTCGCTGCGCAGCAGTCTGTCGAGTCGCATGATGTACGATTACGTGATTATCGACGAATCTTCTCAAGTTGATTTGTGTACTGGAGCGCTTGCTTTGTCGTGTGCGTGGAAAGCAGTCGTTGTTGGAGATTCAAAACAGCTTCCAAATGTAGTGGATTCAGAAGCAGCAGACACCACAGATGCTATTTTTGAAAAATATGATTTACCGGAGATATACCGTTACAAGAACCACAGTCTGCTGTCTGCGATAACTGCAATGTTTTCCAAGGCTCCAAGTACGCTTCTGCGCAAACATTATCGCTGCCACCCAAAGATTATCGACTTCTGCAACAAAAAGTTCTACAGTAACCAGCTTGTTATCTTGACTGAGCCCAAGACAGATTGCGAACCATTGATTTTGTACAAAACTGTTGAAGGTAATCACGCACGAAATCGAGTTAATCAACGACAGATTGATGTTATCAGGGATGAGATTATTCCTCAACAGAAACTAAATACGACAGATGGTTCGCTTGGTATAGTTACTCCGTACCGCAAACAAACAAATGCTCTTCAAAAAGCGTTTGCCGGAATGAATGTCAAGGCGGATACAGTAGATAAATTTCAAGGACAAGAGAATGAGGTCATCATCCTATCAACAGTTGATAACAAGATTTCGGAATTCGCCGATAATGCGAATAGATTAAACGTTGCGATATCGCGAGCGATTGAGCAATTAATTGTTATTGTAAATGATGGCGATACTTTTCAAGACACGAATATGGGCGACCTTGTTCGATATATCGAATATAATAATTTTACAGTCATTAACAGTAAGATTTACTCAGTCTTCGACTATCTTTATAGGAGCTACGCGGAGCGCAGACGAAAGTTTCTCGCAAAGCACAAACGCATATCAAATCATGACAGCGAAAATCTGATGTACGCACTTATTATGGATGTGTTGAATGACAATGGACCCGACAATTTTGAAGTCGCGGTTCATGTTCCGCTGAAAATGATAATCCGCGATACAAGCCTGATGACTCCACTTGAAAATCAATATGCGATGAACATTTTGGCACATGTAGATTTTCTTATTTTTGACGCAATAGATAAATCACCACGGCTTGCAGTCGAGGTAGATGGCACAGCATTTCACGCAGAGGGGTCAAAACAGTCGGAGCTTGATGCAATGAAGAATGAAATTTTCAATAAATATGGCCTGCCGCTATTACGTTTTAGAACTGACGGAAGCGGTGAGCGCAAACGATTGATTGAAGCGCTTGATGTTATTTTAGGTAATGAGCAGCAGAAGAAGGTGTGA
- a CDS encoding metallophosphoesterase translates to MDDFQWLHFSDLHFSPNDGFDTLLARRQLISFLREEKLPCKYMFITGDIANKTSYKGAKEAVKELISASGVPADNVFWAAGNHDIHRSLLRKTIIRGFRDLENASDKFEKFMKDKECKKALTNIGMQKYHTQHKKILGRALTTDQIADVHVLHDLPDLNLIVLNTCLASCDDQDEGRLLIAEPGLLKVFEDIDTHKPTIVIGHHGLKFFRQEQQEKLGQLFDNNGVGCYLCGHAHELGWDGIKYSGRDIFQFTAGIGAVNKSESKSVFLCGSYSCTDGKVHITPYSYHENGNWAEDYEILRRLDENNKFDIFVPDKGSEHSGAPEQNNINSPESYVSSKAHYEKLLKGRFSDTEFDEKLSAGTLPIMLEATGGEPETLYDTLKNHGGNFIFIGEGGTGKTTSLLKIWEGWLNAKSELPLYVPLNDYNIKAQENFISDYIKQNYIIDLDKTSGPVILLLDGFNEISGDPYPVIREIKELTVPARKGIRVVLASRNNFIMAYGLKEKGFAGYDIKPLTPENIQEFWGKAQKNNPDLRDIDLPKEWEARLSTPMMLTLFANTCAVRTRVEGHGFPFVPPNTAGEPPKPPKTAGELIYNYLLCQLAKLVTNNQREDLYAAYVALFQVAPYVAWKMETAGLFSMDIDKCEDLIAEFLDKTKSSIRTSADRFLRKIARHYQFKLKWEDEDTTVDQLLNVLTHQFYLLTEDTGRYTFRHQHFRDFLSALHIDNALAGVLDKPSDFVIPEEIRERVLPPYVAEMLGGYYGDYMNCEGFEVGTHLHDLLDRLRGLDYTQTGYAVNNVVGIWRQSRGGHIIGEDLSRLDLTHVAMNGVYFYSDSAATRFDGAHLSKATLLPQGHSGSVHSAVYSADGQRILSASDDKTIREWDRETGECLRVFERHSDWVNSAVYSADGQRILSASRDNTIREWDRETGESLWSIPHYNGVNIIGCSFKGCKYSSNDLKELVKVYGGKV, encoded by the coding sequence ATGGATGACTTCCAATGGCTGCACTTTTCGGATTTACATTTCAGTCCTAATGATGGTTTTGACACTTTGCTGGCAAGAAGGCAATTAATCAGCTTCCTTCGCGAGGAAAAGTTACCCTGCAAATATATGTTCATTACAGGGGATATTGCAAATAAAACTTCCTATAAAGGCGCAAAAGAAGCGGTAAAGGAACTGATCAGTGCTTCGGGGGTTCCCGCAGATAACGTATTCTGGGCTGCAGGTAATCATGACATTCACCGCTCGCTTTTGCGAAAGACCATTATACGCGGATTCCGCGATTTGGAAAATGCATCCGATAAGTTTGAAAAATTCATGAAGGATAAGGAATGCAAAAAAGCACTCACAAATATTGGCATGCAAAAATATCATACCCAACATAAGAAGATTCTAGGTCGGGCGCTAACGACGGATCAGATTGCAGATGTTCATGTATTGCACGATCTGCCGGACTTGAATTTGATCGTTTTAAATACATGTCTTGCTTCCTGCGACGATCAAGATGAAGGCCGATTGCTAATCGCGGAACCGGGTTTATTGAAAGTATTTGAGGATATTGACACGCACAAACCTACCATTGTCATCGGGCACCATGGGCTGAAGTTTTTCAGGCAGGAACAGCAGGAAAAGCTCGGTCAACTGTTCGATAACAATGGTGTAGGCTGTTATCTGTGCGGTCATGCGCACGAACTGGGTTGGGATGGTATCAAATACTCCGGACGTGATATTTTCCAGTTTACCGCCGGTATCGGCGCGGTAAACAAGAGCGAATCCAAATCGGTTTTCCTGTGCGGCTCCTATAGTTGTACCGACGGGAAGGTACATATCACGCCTTACAGTTATCACGAAAATGGAAATTGGGCTGAAGATTACGAGATACTTAGAAGATTGGATGAAAACAATAAGTTCGATATCTTTGTGCCTGACAAGGGGTCAGAGCATTCCGGCGCACCTGAACAGAATAACATTAATAGCCCGGAGAGTTATGTCAGTTCGAAAGCCCATTATGAGAAACTACTCAAGGGCCGGTTTTCCGATACCGAGTTTGACGAAAAGCTGTCCGCCGGCACTCTTCCCATAATGCTGGAAGCCACCGGCGGGGAACCGGAAACCCTGTACGATACCCTTAAGAACCATGGCGGAAACTTTATCTTCATCGGTGAGGGCGGCACAGGCAAGACAACTTCCCTGTTAAAGATCTGGGAGGGTTGGCTTAATGCAAAATCCGAACTGCCTCTTTACGTCCCGCTTAACGATTACAACATCAAAGCACAGGAAAACTTCATTTCGGATTACATTAAGCAGAATTATATCATCGACCTGGATAAAACATCCGGGCCAGTAATTCTTCTGCTGGATGGCTTTAATGAGATTTCCGGCGATCCGTATCCTGTGATCCGGGAGATCAAAGAGCTGACCGTCCCTGCCCGGAAGGGCATACGCGTAGTGCTCGCCTCCCGAAACAACTTTATCATGGCGTACGGGTTAAAAGAGAAAGGCTTTGCGGGTTATGACATAAAGCCGCTAACCCCCGAGAATATACAAGAGTTTTGGGGGAAAGCGCAAAAAAACAACCCCGACCTGCGGGACATTGATCTGCCAAAGGAATGGGAGGCGCGTTTATCCACTCCTATGATGCTGACGCTGTTTGCCAACACCTGCGCCGTGCGTACACGTGTGGAAGGACATGGCTTCCCCTTTGTGCCGCCAAATACCGCCGGAGAGCCGCCCAAACCGCCCAAGACCGCTGGAGAACTGATTTACAATTATCTTCTTTGCCAATTGGCTAAGCTGGTGACGAACAATCAGCGAGAAGATTTATATGCCGCCTATGTAGCGCTGTTCCAGGTTGCGCCTTATGTGGCCTGGAAAATGGAGACCGCCGGGCTGTTTTCAATGGATATTGACAAGTGTGAGGATCTTATAGCGGAGTTCCTTGATAAAACCAAATCTTCCATACGGACATCGGCTGATCGTTTTTTGAGGAAGATTGCCCGACATTATCAATTTAAACTTAAATGGGAAGATGAGGATACCACCGTTGATCAATTGTTGAATGTGTTAACCCATCAGTTTTATTTACTGACAGAGGATACTGGACGTTATACTTTCCGGCACCAGCACTTCCGCGATTTCCTGTCTGCGCTGCACATTGACAATGCGTTGGCCGGAGTACTGGACAAACCAAGCGATTTCGTCATCCCGGAAGAAATTAGGGAACGTGTACTTCCGCCATACGTCGCCGAGATGCTGGGCGGATATTATGGCGACTACATGAACTGCGAGGGATTTGAAGTTGGAACACATTTACATGATTTACTTGATCGTCTTCGCGGACTTGATTATACCCAGACAGGCTATGCAGTAAACAATGTGGTCGGCATCTGGAGGCAGTCCCGGGGCGGCCATATTATAGGCGAGGATTTGTCGCGGTTGGACCTGACTCATGTTGCAATGAACGGGGTTTATTTCTACTCAGACTCGGCTGCCACCCGTTTTGACGGAGCCCATTTGTCAAAGGCTACTTTACTGCCCCAAGGCCACTCTGGCTCAGTACATAGCGCGGTATATAGCGCAGACGGACAACGGATACTCTCCGCTTCTGATGATAAAACCATTCGGGAATGGGACAGAGAGACGGGTGAGTGTCTGCGCGTTTTCGAGAGGCACAGCGACTGGGTGAATAGCGCAGTATATAGCGCAGACGGACAACGGATACTCTCCGCTTCTCGTGACAACACCATTCGGGAATGGGACAGAGAGACGGGGGAAAGCTTATGGAGTATCCCTCATTACAATGGTGTTAACATTATTGGCTGCAGTTTCAAGGGCTGTAAATATAGCAGCAACGATTTAAAAGAGCTTGTAAAGGTTTATGGAGGAAAGGTATAG
- the smpB gene encoding SsrA-binding protein SmpB yields the protein MKIVSTNRKAFHDYHIEEKFEAGMELTGTEVKSLREGRANLKESYAKITNGELFLVNAHISPYSCGNMFNHEPKRTRKLLMHKREIDRLFGKVRERGYTLVPLSIYFNAKNRAKLEFGLAKGKTLYDKRESIKRKDEKRVTERELRSK from the coding sequence ATGAAAATAGTCTCTACAAACCGAAAGGCGTTTCACGATTACCATATTGAGGAGAAGTTTGAGGCAGGTATGGAACTCACGGGGACGGAGGTGAAGTCTCTGCGGGAAGGCCGTGCCAACCTTAAAGAGAGCTATGCGAAGATCACGAACGGCGAGCTTTTCCTGGTGAACGCCCACATAAGCCCTTACTCCTGCGGCAACATGTTCAATCATGAACCGAAGAGGACGAGGAAGCTCCTCATGCACAAACGGGAAATCGACAGGCTTTTCGGCAAGGTGAGGGAGCGGGGTTACACTCTGGTGCCATTGTCCATATACTTCAATGCGAAGAATAGGGCAAAACTGGAATTTGGCCTCGCAAAAGGCAAGACACTTTACGATAAACGGGAATCTATAAAGCGTAAAGACGAAAAAAGAGTTACTGAAAGAGAATTGAGATCAAAATAA
- a CDS encoding hydantoinase/oxoprolinase family protein, whose amino-acid sequence MLIGIDVGGTYTDGVLFSDGAVLQSVKRPTNENNLTKTLLAVLDELLVCGRKDQIKRVVLGTTLVTNLLATGRGERTALLLLPGSGLPYSSYRISPDTFFLKGSVDFRGREIERPESKEIEAVLHKIEREGIERVAVAGKFSSRNNRHEMLIREIALTRYPHMDVCISSEITGRLNFPRRAVTTYYTAMTIREWGRFADEIETAISARIPNSELHILKADGGTTTLEASRKRPCETVFSGPAASTMGTVALTGDSLNSVMVDIGGTTSDICLLIEGQPLYASRGAVIKGRLTHINSFAVNSIALGGDSVIYDESGNLRVGPMRLGPAACLGGDAPTVTDAFNILKGLNIGDMEASKRKLKTVARPRGESPEELGAKVADHVVKMLKDSIQYMFGLWEDEPAYKVWEVVNRKKFVPQRIIGIGAAAQAIVPMLAEELKVSYFLHRYSPVANALGAAVARPTLSVQVHVDTQNKTYSVSPGGFCGAIDGRNYQMGDAIDLARKHLKEISQERGLSDYADEGRVYLEEQFNIIRGMGLAGKLFDVGIQIAPGFIREYNGVAE is encoded by the coding sequence ATGTTGATCGGCATTGATGTGGGCGGCACTTACACTGACGGGGTGCTTTTCTCGGACGGGGCGGTATTGCAGAGCGTCAAACGCCCCACCAACGAAAACAATCTGACCAAAACACTCCTCGCTGTATTGGATGAGCTTCTCGTCTGCGGCAGGAAGGATCAGATTAAGAGGGTGGTGTTAGGTACAACTCTCGTGACCAACCTGTTAGCCACCGGACGAGGCGAACGCACGGCGCTCCTCCTCCTTCCCGGCAGCGGACTCCCCTATTCATCGTACCGGATCAGCCCAGACACCTTTTTCCTGAAAGGCAGCGTCGACTTCCGGGGCAGAGAGATTGAACGACCTGAAAGCAAAGAGATCGAAGCAGTCTTACATAAGATTGAGCGGGAGGGTATTGAGCGGGTGGCCGTGGCAGGGAAATTTTCCAGCCGCAATAACCGGCATGAAATGCTTATCAGGGAAATTGCTCTCACCCGCTATCCCCATATGGATGTGTGCATAAGCAGTGAGATCACAGGACGCCTAAACTTTCCGCGGCGCGCGGTGACCACGTATTATACCGCTATGACCATAAGGGAGTGGGGCCGCTTTGCCGATGAGATTGAGACGGCCATAAGCGCCCGTATTCCTAACTCCGAGCTTCATATACTGAAAGCGGACGGGGGCACCACGACCCTGGAGGCCAGCCGGAAAAGGCCCTGTGAAACTGTCTTCTCAGGTCCCGCCGCCAGCACCATGGGTACCGTGGCCCTGACCGGAGACTCTTTGAATTCCGTCATGGTGGATATCGGAGGGACCACGTCTGACATCTGCCTTCTTATTGAGGGGCAGCCCCTCTACGCATCAAGGGGGGCCGTGATCAAAGGGCGCCTGACTCACATCAATTCTTTTGCCGTCAATTCCATCGCCTTGGGCGGGGACAGCGTCATATATGACGAGTCGGGGAATTTGAGGGTGGGACCCATGCGCTTAGGGCCTGCGGCCTGTCTTGGAGGAGACGCCCCCACTGTGACTGACGCCTTCAACATCCTTAAAGGACTCAATATTGGAGATATGGAGGCGTCGAAAAGAAAACTCAAAACCGTGGCCCGCCCCCGTGGTGAATCCCCGGAAGAGCTTGGAGCGAAAGTGGCAGACCATGTGGTAAAAATGTTAAAAGACAGCATTCAATATATGTTCGGTCTCTGGGAAGATGAACCTGCCTACAAGGTTTGGGAAGTGGTGAATCGGAAAAAATTCGTGCCCCAGCGTATTATCGGTATCGGGGCGGCGGCTCAGGCCATTGTACCAATGCTGGCAGAGGAGCTTAAGGTCTCATATTTTCTTCACCGTTATTCGCCGGTGGCCAATGCGTTGGGCGCTGCCGTGGCCCGGCCCACCCTTTCGGTGCAAGTCCATGTGGATACCCAGAACAAAACGTACTCCGTGTCGCCGGGAGGGTTTTGCGGCGCTATCGACGGACGGAATTACCAGATGGGCGACGCCATTGACCTGGCACGGAAGCATTTGAAGGAGATCAGCCAAGAGAGGGGCCTTTCCGATTATGCCGACGAAGGCCGCGTCTACCTTGAAGAGCAATTCAACATTATCAGGGGCATGGGGCTGGCGGGCAAACTCTTTGACGTGGGAATTCAGATTGCGCCGGGATTTATTCGTGAATACAATGGGGTGGCGGAATGA
- a CDS encoding histone deacetylase: MKPTGVLFFPAFDWAISPTHPEREERLLYTRDQLFEEGIMDMPEIREYHPRLVTAKEISRIHFCVPDVASRVTQAHLVSAGSALVMADAFMKGEVKNAFAIIRPPGHHAMTVSHGNRGFCDINNEAIMVEYLRQTYGVKRLAIVDTDVHHGDGTQEIFWHDPDTLFISFHQDGRTLYPGSGFVDELGGPLAYGATINIPMAPRTTDAGIHYIMDNLVLPILDEFKPELIINSAGQDNHYSDPLANMSFTAQGYAILNQKLRPHIAVLEGGYSVETALPYINMGIIMAMAGIDFSNLREPDYEPDKFTESSKNMGYIKSLVKTQLANFRNREEVIARNRRSGKEFESVTKSIFYDTDYLQEGQRIDLRLCPACCGFRRMESSAVQADSRRYTALCVSLPRACCSACATQALSIYEDMKSHSKYDYLYLQDRIGDKFRTFDCSTGQETVI; the protein is encoded by the coding sequence ATGAAACCGACAGGAGTTCTTTTCTTTCCTGCCTTCGACTGGGCTATCTCTCCCACCCATCCGGAACGGGAGGAGAGACTGCTCTATACCCGTGACCAGTTGTTTGAAGAAGGCATCATGGACATGCCCGAGATCAGGGAGTACCATCCCCGACTTGTCACTGCCAAAGAAATATCAAGGATCCACTTCTGTGTCCCGGACGTGGCAAGCCGGGTAACACAAGCCCACCTCGTGTCGGCAGGCTCGGCCCTGGTGATGGCGGATGCCTTCATGAAAGGGGAAGTTAAAAACGCTTTCGCCATTATACGGCCTCCAGGACATCATGCCATGACCGTATCGCACGGCAACCGGGGTTTTTGCGATATCAACAACGAAGCGATCATGGTGGAGTACCTTCGTCAAACATACGGGGTCAAGCGTCTGGCTATAGTAGACACCGATGTTCATCACGGCGATGGTACACAGGAGATTTTCTGGCACGACCCTGATACGCTCTTTATATCGTTCCACCAGGACGGGCGTACCCTTTATCCTGGTTCAGGTTTTGTCGACGAATTGGGCGGACCCCTTGCCTACGGCGCCACCATAAATATCCCCATGGCGCCACGGACGACGGACGCTGGAATCCATTATATAATGGACAACCTGGTCCTGCCGATCCTCGACGAGTTCAAACCGGAGCTGATAATCAATTCCGCCGGACAGGACAATCATTACAGCGACCCTCTCGCCAACATGAGCTTCACGGCCCAGGGTTATGCGATTCTAAACCAGAAACTCCGCCCCCACATTGCGGTTCTGGAAGGCGGATATTCAGTGGAGACTGCGCTGCCCTATATAAATATGGGTATCATTATGGCGATGGCAGGAATAGATTTCTCCAACCTCAGGGAACCGGACTACGAACCTGATAAATTTACAGAGTCGTCCAAGAACATGGGGTACATTAAATCCCTGGTTAAGACGCAACTGGCCAACTTCCGAAACAGAGAGGAGGTCATAGCACGAAACAGGAGGAGCGGCAAGGAATTTGAGTCTGTAACGAAAAGTATCTTCTACGATACTGACTATCTCCAGGAAGGTCAGCGTATTGATCTAAGATTATGCCCGGCTTGCTGTGGTTTCCGGCGCATGGAATCATCAGCCGTACAGGCTGACAGCCGCCGTTATACCGCCTTATGCGTATCACTGCCCCGTGCCTGCTGCTCAGCCTGCGCCACGCAGGCCCTAAGCATCTATGAGGATATGAAGTCCCATTCAAAGTATGATTACCTTTACCTCCAAGACCGGATAGGGGACAAATTCCGGACTTTTGACTGCAGTACAGGACAAGAAACCGTGATATAA
- a CDS encoding lactate utilization protein, translated as MKTQFHDWFYGCRVERTLKALQKNNFDARYAATVGDALEEIFAAIPVGAAVGVGGSQTLIQIGFFEEAERHRIKLGNPSMAAITVEEFVAERRKILLSDVFLASSNAVTEDGKLFNVDGMGNRTSGMTFGPKKVILVAGVNKIVKDLDAAHRRVREVVAPMNARRLDLKTPCAETGVCVDCASPYRICNAYLVLAKRPARTEFMVLLVGEELGF; from the coding sequence ATGAAGACGCAATTTCATGATTGGTTCTACGGGTGTAGGGTTGAGAGGACGTTGAAGGCTTTACAGAAGAACAACTTCGACGCCCGTTACGCGGCTACCGTCGGGGACGCACTGGAAGAGATCTTTGCCGCAATTCCCGTGGGTGCCGCCGTCGGAGTGGGCGGTTCGCAAACGCTCATTCAGATAGGGTTCTTTGAGGAAGCCGAGAGGCACCGGATCAAGCTCGGGAACCCGTCCATGGCCGCCATTACGGTGGAGGAATTCGTCGCCGAGCGCCGGAAGATACTTCTCTCCGACGTCTTCCTGGCAAGCAGCAACGCAGTTACCGAGGATGGCAAGTTATTCAATGTCGACGGAATGGGCAACAGGACATCGGGTATGACGTTCGGGCCAAAGAAAGTGATCCTGGTGGCGGGGGTCAACAAAATTGTAAAAGATCTGGATGCAGCCCATAGAAGAGTCCGTGAAGTGGTGGCGCCGATGAATGCAAGAAGGTTGGACCTAAAGACGCCCTGTGCTGAGACGGGCGTATGCGTGGATTGCGCGTCACCGTACAGGATATGCAATGCCTATCTTGTTCTGGCCAAAAGACCGGCAAGAACCGAGTTTATGGTTCTGCTGGTGGGGGAGGAGTTGGGATTCTGA
- a CDS encoding VWA domain-containing protein yields MYRRSYNRIIVCFFVTVVFMALNGCATPLPPKSEYLNFTVGVTGVGKTAPDLESAYAFVSNIKGPDNILIVYDASGSMRWPTVPGGEPRYKQAHKSLARYLEGIRLSDNVGLIVYGSRHPSGAFGGKIQNHALAKKSCEDIEVTIPFGKFSKGAFSSELDRLSQSKSYRGDTPIGGAILKATSMFKGVTAERKHIILITDGAEECFNEKARLNIPGSVSPENAVKKATDEGITVSIVAYGIGLGKDGRVVTETKQALNSLRNLATGVFVVANTGESLTRALMQVEVENFKLDLFDENMHTVASKFTIGQTVRLDIGKYKDQARVSRVSESGSEQSPRMKFIISPVAKRDFKKGISIHVDAKEARVFLGLKSPTDQDPDILPAYMRW; encoded by the coding sequence ATGTATAGACGCAGCTATAACAGGATTATTGTCTGCTTTTTTGTGACTGTAGTATTTATGGCTCTTAACGGGTGCGCTACACCGTTGCCACCCAAATCTGAGTACTTGAATTTTACTGTTGGGGTGACGGGGGTTGGTAAGACCGCGCCTGACCTCGAATCGGCGTATGCGTTCGTCTCGAACATAAAGGGTCCTGATAATATCCTTATCGTTTATGATGCCTCGGGCAGCATGCGCTGGCCGACTGTCCCGGGAGGAGAGCCAAGGTATAAACAGGCCCATAAATCCCTCGCGCGATACCTTGAAGGAATCCGCTTATCTGATAATGTCGGACTGATTGTTTACGGTAGCCGGCACCCATCGGGGGCCTTCGGCGGCAAAATACAGAACCATGCTCTGGCGAAAAAATCCTGCGAGGATATTGAAGTTACCATACCGTTTGGAAAATTCAGCAAGGGAGCCTTCAGTTCGGAGTTGGATAGGCTTAGCCAAAGCAAAAGCTACAGAGGGGACACTCCCATCGGTGGAGCGATACTGAAGGCGACAAGTATGTTCAAAGGTGTCACTGCAGAAAGGAAGCACATCATCCTCATCACTGACGGCGCAGAAGAATGCTTCAACGAAAAAGCCCGCTTGAACATTCCAGGATCAGTGTCTCCTGAAAATGCGGTAAAAAAAGCCACGGATGAAGGGATCACAGTGAGCATCGTGGCATATGGCATCGGCTTGGGTAAAGACGGACGGGTTGTAACCGAGACCAAACAGGCCTTGAACAGCTTGAGAAACCTTGCCACGGGCGTATTTGTCGTGGCCAACACGGGGGAAAGTCTGACTAGGGCGCTCATGCAGGTGGAAGTAGAGAATTTTAAATTAGACCTTTTCGATGAAAATATGCATACAGTAGCAAGCAAGTTCACTATAGGACAGACGGTCCGGCTGGACATCGGCAAGTATAAGGACCAGGCACGGGTATCACGGGTATCTGAGTCCGGGTCGGAACAATCCCCACGAATGAAATTCATCATAAGTCCTGTCGCGAAAAGAGACTTCAAGAAGGGTATAAGCATTCATGTGGACGCGAAAGAAGCCCGCGTGTTTCTGGGACTTAAATCCCCCACGGATCAGGATCCGGACATCCTGCCGGCATATATGCGGTGGTAA
- a CDS encoding CAP domain-containing protein: MKELKNKGVTIFLAAGTVIIMLFFPAGVLHADQPLDNRYIIELINRVRHENGLLPLLDALKLKESSQMKVDDMVERRYFSHLSPEGGPFTLSIWESRYRYRKVGEVLAKVGKKNENRVLKAWLHSETHRRALLDPIYRDIGCSNRLASDYNFYVVCHLGRASK, translated from the coding sequence ATGAAAGAGTTAAAAAATAAAGGCGTGACAATCTTTCTTGCGGCAGGCACAGTGATAATCATGCTGTTTTTTCCAGCGGGCGTTCTTCATGCGGACCAGCCTCTCGACAACAGGTATATTATAGAGTTGATCAACAGAGTCAGGCATGAAAACGGGCTCCTGCCGCTCTTGGATGCCCTTAAGCTCAAGGAGAGCAGTCAGATGAAGGTGGACGACATGGTGGAAAGACGTTACTTTAGTCACCTGAGTCCCGAAGGGGGTCCGTTTACCTTAAGCATTTGGGAGAGTCGGTATCGCTATAGAAAGGTAGGGGAAGTGCTTGCTAAAGTAGGCAAGAAAAACGAAAATAGAGTGCTTAAGGCGTGGCTCCATTCGGAAACTCACAGAAGGGCGCTCCTTGACCCGATCTACAGAGATATAGGCTGTAGCAACCGCCTTGCAAGCGACTATAATTTTTATGTTGTTTGCCACTTGGGCAGGGCTTCCAAGTAG